GGCCGGGACTGGTGGGCTCGACGGGGTGCTCGCCGGCAGCAACGGAACCACCGGCGAGGGCGGCGGCATCGGTGGAACCGGTGGTGCGGGCGGCAGGGGTGGGCTGCTTTCGGGCACGGGTGGCAGCGGCGGTAACGGCGGCCTCGGCGGAGTCGGAGGCGACGGCGGTGACGGTGCGTCGGGGGCCACCGGCGTCGCCGGTACGCACAACGGCGACGGGGGTAACGGCGGCCACGGGGGCGACGGCGGCACGGGCGGAACCGGTGGTGCGGGCGGGGCCGCCGGGCAGGGCGCGACGGCCGGTGTGGTCGGCGCGAGTGGCCAGGCGGGCAATGGCGGGGCTGCCGGCGCCGGCGGCGCCGGAGGTGGCGGGGCTGACGGTACGGCCGAGTTCATCACCGGCGGCCCCGGCGGCAATGGCGGGGATGCCGGTGCCGCGGGGGCGGCAGGCGGCGCCGGGGGTGTGGCCGGGGCGGTCTCCCATGGTGGCAACGGCGGCCTCGGCGGTGACGGCTTCGACGGCGGCGGCAATGGCGGGGCCGGTGGCAATGGTGGCGCGGGCGGCGCAGGTACCGGAGGGAACGGCGGCAACGGGGGCATCGGTGGCGTCGCTACGGATATCGACGGCGGTGCCGGCGGTGCGGGTGGCAACGGCGGGGCTGGCGCTGTTGGCGGCGGCACGGGCGGCACGGGCGGACTCGGGGGAGACACCGAACTCAGTGGGATTGCGCTGCCCGTTGTGCCCTTCGCCGGTGCGGGTGGCCTGGGTGGCGCCGGCGGTGACAGTGCCGCGGGCAACGCCGGAGCCGGGGGTGCTGGCGGCGACGGCGGTCGCGGCATAGCGGCCGGTGCCGGCGGTGACGGCGGGGTTGGCGGCAACACCATCAGCGGCAGCGGTGGCGCTGGCGGTTTGGGCGGCAACGGCGGCGACAGTCGGTATCTGGATGGCCTAGGCCTCTATGGCGGGGCCGGCGGTTCCGGCGGTGCGGGTGGCGCTAGCGAGAGCGGCACTGCCGGTAGTGGAGGCGATGGCGGCGGGGGCGGCGATGCCATCTACGCCGCGGGGGCAGGCGGCAATGGTGGTGCTGGCGGCGACGGCAGCGGCACTGCCAACGGTGGCGCCGGCGGCAACGGCGGAGCCGGCGGCGAGGCCACCCAGAACAGTGGGTTGGCGGGCGTCGGTGGCGATGGCGGCGCCGGCGGGGACAGCGTCAGCGGTAACGGCGGGGCCGGTGGCGCCGGCTCGGACGGGACGGTCGGCGTTGGCGCAGGCAGCGCAGGCGGTGCCGGCGGGGCTGGCGGAAACAGCGTCAGCGGCAACGGCGGCGCTGCCGGCAAAGCAGGCGATGGCGGCGATGGCGGCGACGTTGGCGGTAACGGTGGCGCGGGCGGTGCTGGCGGGAGCAGCCAGACCGGGATCGCTGCCAAGGGTGCCGATGGCGGTCGCGGAGGTATCGGCAGCTCCTACGGCGGTGCGGGGGGCGCCGGCGGCGCCGGCGGAAACAGCGGCGGGGCCGCCAATGGTGGTGCCGGCGGGAATGGCGGGCAAGGACGCGCGGCTACCGACCTGGCCAACGGTGTAGGCGGTTCGGGCGGTGCCGGTGGTGCCGGCGGAAGCAGCGTCAGCGGTAACGGTGGTACCGGCGGTGCCGGCGCGTACGGTGCCGCGGGCGGTTCCGACGGGGGTGCTGGCGGCAGCGGTGGTGACGGTGGTGCCGGCGGCAACAGTGTCAGCGGCAACGGTGGCGCTGCGGGTGCGGCCGGCGACGGCGGCGACGGCGGCCTCATCAGTGGCTTGGGCGGTCACGGGGGCGCCGGGGGCGCCGGGGAGCAGCCAGAGCGGGAGCGCCGCCGCCGGTGCCGACGGCGGCGACGGCGGGATCGCAGGCTGGAGCGGGGGCTCGGGCGGCGAGGGTGGTGCCGGCGGGAACAGCGGCGGCACCGCCAACGGTGGCGCCGGGGGCAATGGCGGCGTGGGGCGCGCGGTTGACGCCTTTGGGGGCACCGGCGGGTCCGGTGGTTCCGGTGGTGCCGGGGGCAGCAGCGTCAGCGGCAACGGCGGCGCGGGCGGGACCGGTGCCGACGGCGCTGACGGGGGTCCCGGCGGCGAAGGAGGGCACGGTGGTTCCGGCGGTTCGGGCGGCAACAGCATCAGCGGCAACGGCGGCGCCGCCGGGCTAGCCGGTAGCGGCGGCGATGGCGGCTATTACGGGGGCAACGGCGGTGCCGGGGGTTCCGGGGTAGCAGCCAGAGCGGTCACGTCGCCGCGGGCGCCGATGGCGGTCAGGGCGGGGGCGGCAGCCGTGCCGGCGGCGCCGGCGGCGACGGCGGTGACGGCGGCAACAGCGGTGGGGCCGCCGATGGTGGCGCCGGGGGTAACGGTGGCGCCGCAGGTGCCGGCGGTAGCGACGCCAGTGATGGTCACGGCTACGGCAACGGCGGGGCCGGCGGTTCCGGTGGCAACAGTGTCAGCGGCAACGGAGGCGCCGGTGGCGCGGGCGCTGACGGCACCACCGGTACCACCGACGGCGGCTCCGGCGGCCATGGTGGTGCGGGTGGAAACAGTGTCACTGGCAACGGGGGTGCCGCGGGCGCTGCCGGCAATGGCGCCAACGGTCAGTTCTTCGGAGGATTCGGTGGTACCGGCGGCGCCGGGGGCGGCAGCCAGAGTGGAATCGCCGCTAAAGGTGCTGACGGCGGCCACGGCGGTACGGGCTTCAGCCTGGGGGGCGGCGGTGACGGTGGAGCCGGCGGCGCCGGGGGCACCAGCACCGGCACGGCCGACGGCGGAGACGGGGGCCGTGGCGGCAATGGCGGCAACTCAACTGGGGCGTACGAAACCGGAGGAGCCGGCGGGATCGGTGGCGCCGGAGGCGACAGCGCCAGCGGCTCGGGTGGTGACGGCGGTGTCGGCGGCAACGGCGGCAACGGCCACTCCGGCGGCCACGGCGGTGCTTCCGGTGCCGGCGGCGCTTCGGTAGGGGCCGGGCACCCGGGCGGTGCCGGCACTCCGGGTGGGGCTGCGTCTGGAAACACGGGTGGCATCGGGGGCACTCCGGGCGGCGCGGGCGGCACGCCTTAGGACGTTGGCGACCGTGCAGGTTTACGAGACGAAAACTGCAGACTGAGTAGGCTTCGCGGTCTCTAACAAGGGTGCCCCCGGCAGGATTCGAACCTGCGGCCTTCTGCTCCGG
The window above is part of the Mycolicibacter sp. MU0102 genome. Proteins encoded here:
- a CDS encoding PE family protein → MGAASAVGAALAMGFAPESAPSARADFDDLIAPLLDLFGVVGPGDAATADPSGWWAAALPESSPALDTSNDPLLDWLNDASVELFGRVMIGDGVDFFTGTNDSLFGWLPGIGDLGDGGFLSGDGGIGAAGTVDHLAGYAGGMAGMWGNGGTGGEGYEGGDGGSGAAGGWMFGDGGDGGAGGVGGDGGVGGAGNWLWGSGGDGGTGGDGLAGTGGLDGVLAGSNGTTGEGGGIGGTGGAGGRGGLLSGTGGSGGNGGLGGVGGDGGDGASGATGVAGTHNGDGGNGGHGGDGGTGGTGGAGGAAGQGATAGVVGASGQAGNGGAAGAGGAGGGGADGTAEFITGGPGGNGGDAGAAGAAGGAGGVAGAVSHGGNGGLGGDGFDGGGNGGAGGNGGAGGAGTGGNGGNGGIGGVATDIDGGAGGAGGNGGAGAVGGGTGGTGGLGGDTELSGIALPVVPFAGAGGLGGAGGDSAAGNAGAGGAGGDGGRGIAAGAGGDGGVGGNTISGSGGAGGLGGNGGDSRYLDGLGLYGGAGGSGGAGGASESGTAGSGGDGGGGGDAIYAAGAGGNGGAGGDGSGTANGGAGGNGGAGGEATQNSGLAGVGGDGGAGGDSVSGNGGAGGAGSDGTVGVGAGSAGGAGGAGGNSVSGNGGAAGKAGDGGDGGDVGGNGGAGGAGGSSQTGIAAKGADGGRGGIGSSYGGAGGAGGAGGNSGGAANGGAGGNGGQGRAATDLANGVGGSGGAGGAGGSSVSGNGGTGGAGAYGAAGGSDGGAGGSGGDGGAGGNSVSGNGGAAGAAGDGGDGGLISGLGGHGGAGGAGEQPERERRRRCRRRRRRDRRLERGLGRRGWCRREQRRHRQRWRRGQWRRGARG